A window of Bacteroidota bacterium genomic DNA:
AAAATGAATTATTTTTGATGAGATTTTTACTTTTTGGAAATGAACTGATGCCTTTGCATCAGTGATTTGAGAAAAATAAAAATATCGCAAAAAGAAACATTTTTAATTTTGTAGAGTTTTCTAAGAGGCACTAAGTAGGAAGAAGGAGTTGGCAGTCGTGTAGTCAGCCTGTGCTTGCCTGAATAGTGTTGACTTTTTTTTGCCACGAATTCACGAATGAATTTTCTTTTTGCCACGAATGCACGAATGAATTTTCTTTTTGCCACGAATACACGAATGAATTTTCTTTTTGCCACGAATGCACGAATGAATTTTCTTTTGCCACGAATGCACGAATGAATTTTCTTTTTGCCACGAATGCACGAATGAACTTTTTTATTTGCCACGAATGCACGAATGAATTTTTATTTCTTGATAATTTTTTTTATAATTGCTCCTTCTTTATTTTTAATTTTTATAAAATAAATACCCTTTGGTAAATTTGAAATATCTATTTCTGTTTTATGATTATTTATCTTTCCTTTTATTTTTTTTGTAATAAATGTTTTACCTAAAATATTTATGAACTGAATTGAAACGTCTTCAGAATTTATTGTTTCAAAACTTATGTTTAACTTATTGTTTGCAGGATTGGGATAGATATTTAAATTGTCAATAATATTTGCATCTTCTATTGAACTAGTAATGTTAATTGTTTTAGTGGTTGAATCAAAGCCACATCCGTTTTCGGCAAGGAGTTTTACATCATAATCTCCTGTTGTTGTATAAATATGTACAGGGCTTGTGTTTATCGAATCATAATTCCCATCATTAAAATCCCAAATATAATTTACAGCATCGCTTGAAATATTTGTAAAACTAACCCTTGAATCATTTATTGAAAAGTTGAAATCTGCATCAGGAGGGGAGCTATTAATATAAGCTGTTATTTTTGTTCTGTTGCTTGAACATTCTGAGGTTTCAATTACCCAATCGTAGAAGAAATAGTAGTATCCGTTAAAACCCTGATCAGTGGCTGTTGTTTTGTGAATTGATAAAATACCTTCAATTTCTATGGGATATGTAATGCCTCCATTGTTTCTGTAAAAATTTGCAACGGGTTGACAACCAAGCTCCAAATTTGTGGCTGTTGGAATATCAAAATTAAGTGTTATAAGTTGTTCGCCATCGTTAATATACATTGTTGTGTCATCCAATATTGTTCCGTCATCTGCTTTAAGTTGTATAGTTCTATTACCATCACCGTCAGCATAAACCTTTACGGTTTTTAGTTTTACATCCTTAAAGCAATTGAATACTAAAGCATGATAATTAGTATTTGAATAATATCCTCCAGAAGAAAGGTTTTTATTCTCTATTCCTGTATGATGTTCAATTCCTCCAGTAACATCTTCGATATAATATTCGGTTGTTTGAGTTATTTGAGGTGTAATAAAAGTATCTCCTTCAAAAAGAACATTATTTGTAGATTCATTTTCGAACCATCTGAGAGTTCCTGTTCCTGAAGATAATAGAGTTACCTTGCCTGTTCCACAATTTGAACCATTTTTTGTAAATGGAACATTGGGTTTTGTTATTGTAATCAAATCATTTTTGATAATGCTATCACTACCATTACTATTAGTAGCAATTAATTTTACTGAATAAATTCCTTTTTTATCATAAATATGTGAAGGGTTTTGTAGCGTTGATGCTGTTCCGTCTCCAAATTTCCAAAGCCAAGAGGATGGATTGTTGAATGACATATCTGTAAAATTGATTGCTTGCTTACAGCTTTCGTTTTTGTCAATAATGAAATCACTGACCGGAGCCATATCGGGATTACTACATTGCCATGTTAGTTCAAATCCCGAATAAGTAAGCATTGGGTCGGTAGATTGTTTTATTGTAATTGCAGGACCTGTAGAACGAATTGTTCCACCTTCGGGTAATTGTGTTCCCGAGTATTTACCTATCAATGGACTTGCATCACTTGCTCCATCATAAATATAAATCCAATCGCAATCACATTCTCCTTCGTAATGAAATGAAACAAAATTTAAGGTTACCGATGAAGCATTTGGTGGAGCTATTGTTGCCACAGATTCAAGGTTACATGAATAATTTTCAGTGCCACCATCATCATACAGTCGTCCTGAACAATCTGTAAAAGTTATTGGCGTAGTTGTATTTGACATAAAATGAGGACACAAAATATTTGAATCAATAGTAATATAGGATTTTCTTGTAATCGAATCTGTACTGCATACACTTGAAGCGATTAATTGTACATCAAAAGAACCATAAGTAGTGTAAATGTGAACAGGATTTTTATCGTTACTTGTTTTTCCGTCTCCAAAGTCCCATGAATAGGAGGTAAAAGCATCTGATAGATTTGTGAATTTAACTGTAAATGGTACTGTGCAAGTGTCAGTTAATGGTGTATAAAATTTGCCTATTTTTCCTTTTGTGCCAACACCAACAGCATACCAAGCTTCAATTACGCTTTCCACTTCTTGAGAACATGCTCCGTAAAGGTCGGTTGCAGCTTGCATTGTTAATGTTCGTGCATCCAAAAATTCTGTACTTGGTATCATATAAACTGTTAATGACCTGAAAGCAATTTTAGAAGCTTTTTCAATTGTTATTCCTATTACATCAAAACTATCATTGTTATCGTTTACACCATTTCCACCAACAGAAAGTAGGTAATACCAATGATTCATAATGCTGTTATTTTTATGAACTCCTCCATTATCACCTGAACCAAAATAATAATTTTCTCCGTGATATGTATCCGGTTGTCCGTGTGATTTAGGATTTGACATTGAACGCATTGCATTGCCAATATCCTCACCAATTAACCAATTTGCCAGTGTAGGTTTAGCATAAAATTCAATTGTAGTTCCAAAAACATCACTAAATCCTTCGTTTAAAGCTCCTGATTCATAGGCATAAGTAAGCTTTGCAGTGTATGAAGTAAGTCCGTGGGTAATTTCATGAGCTGTAATATCAAGTGCAGTTAATGGACTCAATGAAGCATTACCATCACCGTAAGTCATAAAGTTCCCATTCCAAAAAGCATTTGCATAATCTTGCCCAGGTACTTGAGAATAGTGTACATAACTTCTGAGTTTTAAACCTTTGTTATCAATACTATTTCTTCCGAATTTATTCATATAAAAATCGTAGGTCATTTCTGTTCCCCAATGAGCATCTGTAGCTATTTCATCGTAATTACTGTTAAAGTTATTCCAGTCGTTATCGGTATCCACAAAATCAACTGCATTTCCATAATTATTGGATTTATTCATGTCATAAGTTTCAATTCCTTTGCCTCTGCCTGTTTCTCTTAAAATAAAACTGTCTTGAGCAATGCTGTCGGTTGTGATTGTTCGTGTTCCGCTGTATTTTGTATGTGCTGTGCCTTTGGAGTTGGCAGTGTGAATTATGTTTTCTTTAAAAAGCAGTTCGCCTGTACTTGCATCAATGTAATATTTTGAACGCGACATAGGTTCTTTTGCAAAAATATTAAATTTATATGCCAATCGTAATTTCCCACTTTTAAAATTTTTGTAAGGATTGATAAGTACAACTTCTCCTTTTGGATAATATGTTGCATTTTTATCTTCCATCAACTCTTTGAGTATGTCCTCCATTCCTTGAAATTCCCACACATAGCTTTTTGCATCCACAATGTTTAATGCTGTTTGAAGTGCTTCATCTTTGCTTAAACTTATTTGATTGCTAATTTCAATTTTGTCAAAAGCAAGACCATTACATGAAACAATTTTGTTGTTGTAAGAATGAACAATATAAATTGCATCTATAAGAGGATAACCCTTATATGTTTGTTGAAATTTATAGTGAACAAATCCAAGATTATCTTTTTCTTCATTAATTAATTTAAAGTTCAGCTCAGATTCAATATTATACTTTTGTTTTATCCAGTTTTCAAAACCATCCACAGCAACGCTTTGGTCGAGTTTCATAAATGCAGGGATGTTGGTTGTTTCATACATCATTACAATTGATACTTGCTTTGTAGGTGTAAGTTGTCCTGTATTTTGGGCTTGAATTAATAAGCTGTTTAAAAGGAGGAATGAGAAGAAATAAAGAGCTATTTTATTCATGAATTTAATTTTTTAGAAGTTTTAATAATAATTCAAATATAATTTAAAAAAGCAATAAAAATTTTAAAAATTTGATTTATTGGAAGATATAATTTATTTTCATAGCTAATGCAAAGAATTTTTTCATCGATTAAGGATAAAATCTAATTTGTTTTCAATATTTTATGGCGATTTAGGATAATACTATTCCAAATTATTTTTCAGTTTATTTTTATTTTTATTTATTTCAATTGCTAGTTCTAATAATTTTGTAATGAGTTCTTTTTGGGTAAAGCCATTAAGTTCAAATAATTTCGGATACATTGAGATATTGGTAAATCCGGGGATGGTATTTATTTCGTTAATTATTATTTTATCATTTGTCAGAAAAAAGTCAACTCTGCTCATTCCCTCACATTCAAGTGCTTTAAATGCTTTAATTGCTGTTTCCTGAAGTTTTTTAATAATTTTTTTGTTTAAATTTTTTGCAGGTGCATCAAGTCTTGTTCTGCTTTCAGAAGAATATTTTTCATGATAATCATAAAATTCAGTTACAATTTCACCAACAGGCGAGGCGGTAATTTCGTTGTTTCCAATTACTGCAATTTCTAATTCTCTGCCATCAATATATTCTTCAATAATTATTTTTTTATCAAATTCAAAGGCAAGTTTAATTGCTTTTTCTAATGATGAAATGTTTTCAGCTTTTGAAATTCCTACGGATGAGCCTGCATTAACAGGTTTTATAACAACAGTAGAGCCTAACTCTTTAAAAACATTTTTGAGGTCAATGCTATCAGATTCTCTAAAACACAAGTATTTTGCAATTTCAATTCCTGCATTTTTGAAAAGAATTTTAGCAATATCTTTATCCATTGCAGTAGAAGAACCAAGAATACCGGGACCTACAAAAGCGATATTTGACACTTCAAGAAATCCTTGGACACTACCGTCTTCACCATTAGGTCCATGCAATACGGGAAAAGCAACGTCAATTTCCGTAGTGCTTTTTGAATCTTTAAATTTGAATTTGTTTTCATCAAGAATCAAGGAAAGTTTCTTTGATTCATTTGTAACTATCTTTTGAGTAATAAATTCTGTTTCTGAAATATGAAACCAAGCTCCATTTTTATTTATGTAAATTAAGTATGCTTCAAACTTATCCTTGTCAAGATTTTTTAAAA
This region includes:
- a CDS encoding D-alanine--D-alanine ligase family protein, whose protein sequence is MKTTVALIFGGKSTEHEVSLMSTINVLKNLDKDKFEAYLIYINKNGAWFHISETEFITQKIVTNESKKLSLILDENKFKFKDSKSTTEIDVAFPVLHGPNGEDGSVQGFLEVSNIAFVGPGILGSSTAMDKDIAKILFKNAGIEIAKYLCFRESDSIDLKNVFKELGSTVVIKPVNAGSSVGISKAENISSLEKAIKLAFEFDKKIIIEEYIDGRELEIAVIGNNEITASPVGEIVTEFYDYHEKYSSESRTRLDAPAKNLNKKIIKKLQETAIKAFKALECEGMSRVDFFLTNDKIIINEINTIPGFTNISMYPKLFELNGFTQKELITKLLELAIEINKNKNKLKNNLE
- a CDS encoding M4 family metallopeptidase, with the protein product MNKIALYFFSFLLLNSLLIQAQNTGQLTPTKQVSIVMMYETTNIPAFMKLDQSVAVDGFENWIKQKYNIESELNFKLINEEKDNLGFVHYKFQQTYKGYPLIDAIYIVHSYNNKIVSCNGLAFDKIEISNQISLSKDEALQTALNIVDAKSYVWEFQGMEDILKELMEDKNATYYPKGEVVLINPYKNFKSGKLRLAYKFNIFAKEPMSRSKYYIDASTGELLFKENIIHTANSKGTAHTKYSGTRTITTDSIAQDSFILRETGRGKGIETYDMNKSNNYGNAVDFVDTDNDWNNFNSNYDEIATDAHWGTEMTYDFYMNKFGRNSIDNKGLKLRSYVHYSQVPGQDYANAFWNGNFMTYGDGNASLSPLTALDITAHEITHGLTSYTAKLTYAYESGALNEGFSDVFGTTIEFYAKPTLANWLIGEDIGNAMRSMSNPKSHGQPDTYHGENYYFGSGDNGGVHKNNSIMNHWYYLLSVGGNGVNDNNDSFDVIGITIEKASKIAFRSLTVYMIPSTEFLDARTLTMQAATDLYGACSQEVESVIEAWYAVGVGTKGKIGKFYTPLTDTCTVPFTVKFTNLSDAFTSYSWDFGDGKTSNDKNPVHIYTTYGSFDVQLIASSVCSTDSITRKSYITIDSNILCPHFMSNTTTPITFTDCSGRLYDDGGTENYSCNLESVATIAPPNASSVTLNFVSFHYEGECDCDWIYIYDGASDASPLIGKYSGTQLPEGGTIRSTGPAITIKQSTDPMLTYSGFELTWQCSNPDMAPVSDFIIDKNESCKQAINFTDMSFNNPSSWLWKFGDGTASTLQNPSHIYDKKGIYSVKLIATNSNGSDSIIKNDLITITKPNVPFTKNGSNCGTGKVTLLSSGTGTLRWFENESTNNVLFEGDTFITPQITQTTEYYIEDVTGGIEHHTGIENKNLSSGGYYSNTNYHALVFNCFKDVKLKTVKVYADGDGNRTIQLKADDGTILDDTTMYINDGEQLITLNFDIPTATNLELGCQPVANFYRNNGGITYPIEIEGILSIHKTTATDQGFNGYYYFFYDWVIETSECSSNRTKITAYINSSPPDADFNFSINDSRVSFTNISSDAVNYIWDFNDGNYDSINTSPVHIYTTTGDYDVKLLAENGCGFDSTTKTINITSSIEDANIIDNLNIYPNPANNKLNISFETINSEDVSIQFINILGKTFITKKIKGKINNHKTEIDISNLPKGIYFIKIKNKEGAIIKKIIKK